GGCCGGCACAGGTGGTTGCCATTGAGACGGACGATGAATCTGACGGAGAAGAGCAGCCCCGGGCGATAGCGCAGCGGCGCGTGCAGCGGCGACTCCGTCTGCGACAGCAGGAGGTCAGTTACAGGGTTCCGGCGCTGGACGAGGACGTGGGGTTCCGCACCAGGGCAGGGGCCCTGCGCGGCGCGACTGACGACAGCGACGCGACTGCGGAGGCTGAAACCGAGGATTCGCACTTTCTCAGTACCATGGACGAGGACGTGGACGACGAAATACATGCAAGTGACCGCGAGTTTATTGCAGATGGCCTGGAAAATTACCTGCAAGATGGCAATTCCGGGGACGAAGACTATGTCTTTAATTCCGCTGCTGAAACGACGCACGACGGTCCCTATTCGAACACACAGTCACAGGCGCTCACATGTTCCCAGCTCTGTTCCCAGAAAACTGATTATGCTGCGCATCAGGGTAGCGCGCAGAAACTGCCGCGGGATGATCATGTACATACTGAACGTACAGCGCAGGAAATAGTAATTAATTCTTCATTTCAGAGGGAGCCTTCCGAGGATCTTTTGCAGGAGGATAGTATCCCCGAGATTAATCTGCTAGACCAAGACGAAGACGAGGATCTATTTGCCGACCCCATATTGCATAGCATCCAGCCCACCAGCCCTCAAGCTGAACTGGAGGAGGAAATTGAGCCAATAGTAGGCGACTTATCAGACAGCGACCTGGAGGCTTTTAACCACGAGCGGGAATTCCAGACACCAGTAAACGACATCAAGGAATTAGATGATGATCTCAAAATTATCTCCGAGAAGACCCTGGACTCGACAGTGGACCTTGGAAATACCGTGTCCACATCCACACAATCGGCTCTCCCCACATTGAAGACTGAGGGGTTTCTTAATGCTAACCAGGACTTCCTAGAAGACGACGATTTTTCGATTATCGAAATTCAAGAATTGCCTACACCTCATGCAGGTGGGCCAGAGGCTCTACAGGACACTTCTGAACCGCATGCTCTCACGCATCCGTGGTCAGCTGAGCTATACCATAAATTGCATAATGTGTTCAAACTGCCGGGTTTTAGGCCAAACCAGCTGGAAGCAGTGAACGCAACCCTACAAGGAAAAGACGTATTTGTTCTGATGCCAACCGGTGGTGGTAAGTCATTGTGCTACCAATTACCGGCAATTGTCAAAGCAGGATGTACTCATGGGACGACGATAGTAATTTCTCCCTTGATATCGCTCATGCATGATCAGGTGGAACATCTGCTCGCCAAAAATATCAAAGCCAGTATGTTCAGCTCGAAGGGCACCGCTGAACAAAGGCGGCAGACTTTTAATCTTTTTATCAACGGCCTATTGGACTTAGTTTACATCTCGCCAGAGATGGTAAGTGCTTCCGTTCAATGTAGGAACGCGATCCAAAAGCTTTATCGAGACAAAAAGTTGGCCCGGATCGTTGTGGATGAAGCGCACTGTGTTTCCAATTGGGGACATGACTTTAGACCGGATTACAAGGAGTTAAAGTTTTTTAAAGTGGAATACCCCGATATTCCAATGCTGGCGCTCACGGCAACCGCCAGCGAGCAGGTTCGGATGGATATCATCCATAATCTGCATTTGAAGGAACCTGTATTCCTGAAACAGAGCTTTAATCGAAGCAATTTATATTATGAAGTATTGCGCAAAGATAAAAATTCTCTCAAGGATATATCCCATTCAATAAAGACCAGGTTCAAGGGACAAACTGGGATAATTTACTGTCACTCTAAAAATTCCTGCGAACAAACAGCAGCAATAGTACAGGACAGCGGTGTTCGCTGCGCATATTACCACGCTGGTATGGAGCCTGATGAACGGCTAGCAATCCAGCAGCAGTGGCAGTCTGACAAAATTCAGGTCATCTGTGCTACAGTTGCATTCGGCATGGGTATAGATAAACCTGATGTACGTTTTGTCTATCACTACACTGTGCCACGT
This is a stretch of genomic DNA from Eremothecium gossypii ATCC 10895 chromosome VI, complete sequence. It encodes these proteins:
- the SGS1 gene encoding ATP-dependent DNA helicase SGS1 (Syntenic homolog of Saccharomyces cerevisiae YMR190C (SGS1)), yielding MTRSRCFPSLASQVRWAQESGVCTPDGTQIFGFLRGTGGGAAGKRARQESGGADGRADGQGGGARAGGGAEEARAARGSAAQTGAGWAACSVHSSPERAAGAGGPRGGEGQAEQAYALVRLLKRQCALLQRKCALLEGAEGAQRARPPQLQRVQAALDTVADEVRRAEAPLNRMESSLGSSVAAVGLPFAARSEPAGGTRAVRPAQVVAIETDDESDGEEQPRAIAQRRVQRRLRLRQQEVSYRVPALDEDVGFRTRAGALRGATDDSDATAEAETEDSHFLSTMDEDVDDEIHASDREFIADGLENYLQDGNSGDEDYVFNSAAETTHDGPYSNTQSQALTCSQLCSQKTDYAAHQGSAQKLPRDDHVHTERTAQEIVINSSFQREPSEDLLQEDSIPEINLLDQDEDEDLFADPILHSIQPTSPQAELEEEIEPIVGDLSDSDLEAFNHEREFQTPVNDIKELDDDLKIISEKTLDSTVDLGNTVSTSTQSALPTLKTEGFLNANQDFLEDDDFSIIEIQELPTPHAGGPEALQDTSEPHALTHPWSAELYHKLHNVFKLPGFRPNQLEAVNATLQGKDVFVLMPTGGGKSLCYQLPAIVKAGCTHGTTIVISPLISLMHDQVEHLLAKNIKASMFSSKGTAEQRRQTFNLFINGLLDLVYISPEMVSASVQCRNAIQKLYRDKKLARIVVDEAHCVSNWGHDFRPDYKELKFFKVEYPDIPMLALTATASEQVRMDIIHNLHLKEPVFLKQSFNRSNLYYEVLRKDKNSLKDISHSIKTRFKGQTGIIYCHSKNSCEQTAAIVQDSGVRCAYYHAGMEPDERLAIQQQWQSDKIQVICATVAFGMGIDKPDVRFVYHYTVPRTLEGYYQETGRAGRDGKYSYCIMYYSFRDVRNIQSMIQKDKNLDRENKEKHLTKLQQVMQYCENTTDCRRQLVLSYFNEQFSSQECSKNCDNCQNGSNVEYEERDVTDEALQITKLVQSVEGDKVTLIHCQDIYKGSKNAKVIQMCHDQSHYHGLGKRMTKSDIERIFFHLITSQILQEYSVLNGRGFASNYVKLGPRANQLLRGNMKVKMQFAINHLISRPLSASGEPNLVTAPSANVPATSKANDEAHAMLSAIGNYRYQDTPYTTSGKTSKADCAMQNFSSHPADTQRHISASYTKLHNIVTRKTKDYGYDSSDSFIPPDVLKQMALLLPQTQWDFDQMSPNMQLGSKFKYFKNALVRLKRERASIASSSGHQRPKENNNTQTSSFEGPRSEFFAASRDQETADQQILSQLRQTMAVSPNKRASQTPAKRSKPYRPPKRGKYRKSSKSGGRRPIR